A DNA window from Penaeus vannamei isolate JL-2024 chromosome 5, ASM4276789v1, whole genome shotgun sequence contains the following coding sequences:
- the LOC138861767 gene encoding uncharacterized protein: MAGLCGCWKLSSHGHCDGCGYKVLLRGALNPGGQPFKQDKSSQQRDFLPQPVLIKKDKKDESKFSTIETPIRQLQSSPSQHRRHSHPFHLMTESGREKPQETQTQSHSLQRRHPHSLPQSSAYNVPLPSSQDPSALQREPGPHACSHEQALASSGSRHVVDPRHQWDGTRLGSSYPHQMLLSTMQPPEELRAPNRPQVHPSLQPLDAVLQDIPHIPSLPSSPRPGHRPPPFDLSSFIPPLSPRLSANEGGSESRFFSGSLVLGPASNLHIRYHALSLARASSRSHTDLRETTPISSASTSPRSSSGSRPNSMYNSFTLPPPPPPPRARRFSVRKPQETSRSQQIVGLKQTQKSRVSEMSTMYK; the protein is encoded by the exons ATGGCGGGGCTGTGTGGGTGCTGGAAGCTCTCCTCACACGGCCACTGCGATGGTTGTGGGTACAAGGTACTACTGCGGGGGGCTCTCAACCCCGGCGGCCAACCATTCAAACAAGACAAGTCAAGCCAACAGAGGGACTTCTTACCTCAGCCGGTGcttattaaaaaagataaaaaagacgagTCCAAGTTCTCAACCATTGAGACACCAATTAGGCAACTGCAATCGTCGCCCTCCCAGCACCGCCGCCACTCCCACCCGTTCCATCTGATGACTGAAAGCGGGCGGGAGAAACCGCAAGAAACCcagacacagtcacacagtcTACAACGACGACATCCGCATAGTCTGCCGCAGTCTTCCGCTTATAATGTACCACTGCCCTCCTCGCAAGACCCATCGGCATTACAGCGGGAACCTGGGCCTCACGCATGCTCACACGAGCAAGCTTTAGCGTCAAGTGGCAGCAGACACGTGGTAGACCCACGCCATCAGTGGGACGGAACTCGTCTAGGATCTTCCTACCCACATCAAATGCTACTGAGCACGATGCAACCGCCCGAAGAACTCCGAGCACCAAATCGGCCCCAAGTCCACCCGTCCCTCCAGCCACTTGACGCCGTCCTGCAAGATATCCCGCACATTCCTTCACTACCATCTTCTCCACGTCCTGGACACAGGCCACCGCCATTTGACCTGAGCTCATTTATCCCACCTCTGTCGCCACGTTTGTCCGCAAatgaagggggaagtgagagcaGGTTTTTTTCTGGATCACTGGTTCTGGGTCCTGCCTCTAATCTTCACATACGGTATCATGCTCTTAGCTTGGCACGGGCCTCATCCAGGTCGCACACTGACCTAAGAGAGACCACACCGATATCCTCGGCATCGACATCTCCGCGGTCATCATCAGGATCAAGACCTAATTCTATGTACAACTCATTCACgttgccaccgccaccgccgcccccGAGAGCACGAAGGTTCAGCGTCCGGAAGCCACAAGAG ACCAGTCGCAGCCAACAGATTGTCGGGCTGAAACAAACGCAGAAATCAAGGGTAAGTGAAATGTCCACCATGTATAAATAA